A genomic stretch from Acidobacteriota bacterium includes:
- a CDS encoding membrane protein insertase YidC has translation MDNEKRVMIAFALSFVLLLIWRVMFVKTPPPAPKPSGAAQATAQQAMGQKGTEQTASKPEALKAPPAPQIPVVEGRQAEDITVENDLYRITFSTQGGVVKSWILKKYDDARGKPLDLVDPAACKQLGYPISIRTADDSLNQKVNQAFYAARPSGTTLKAPATLEFTYSDGHVQVQKMFTFGSDYMVRASVSVARDQNYVPVRVAWVGGFGDHSLPEQDEFAQSKVAYETNDKLESIDLRKVNSELTKAGPFGFAGLQDRYFAGIFFPESSDQVFGAGHTTWTPENWKEKDLPKAGYAELGSSVAQPLKFGLFVAPKSLDVLETTHPSLTGLVDFGWFSIIAKPLFLALRYIYEHWVLNYGWAIVILTIILNMALFPLKLKSIRSAQEMQRIAPLVKGIQDRYKQYKFNDPRKARMNQEVMKLYQEHGINPLGGCLPMLPQLPILYGFYESLETPFEFRHAPWIGWIKDLSMPDPSHIMGLPVPLLPTIMIVTMFIQQKMTPMAITDPNQKRMMMIMPLVFGLMFFHLASGLVLYFLAANIVGIVQQLIINRFITPKQPPLRPEKVVEAKA, from the coding sequence ATGGACAACGAAAAAAGGGTAATGATAGCGTTCGCCCTGTCATTTGTCTTGCTGCTGATATGGCGGGTCATGTTTGTCAAGACGCCGCCCCCTGCCCCAAAACCTTCTGGCGCCGCGCAGGCCACAGCCCAGCAGGCCATGGGACAGAAAGGGACAGAGCAAACGGCTTCAAAACCGGAAGCTCTCAAGGCTCCTCCCGCTCCACAGATTCCGGTCGTAGAAGGCCGGCAGGCCGAGGATATCACCGTCGAAAATGATCTTTACCGGATTACATTTTCCACGCAGGGAGGCGTGGTGAAGAGTTGGATCCTCAAGAAATACGACGATGCCAGAGGCAAACCACTCGACCTGGTGGACCCCGCAGCATGCAAACAGTTGGGCTATCCGATAAGCATCAGGACAGCGGACGATTCGCTCAACCAGAAAGTGAACCAGGCATTCTATGCTGCCCGGCCTTCGGGGACCACCCTGAAAGCCCCCGCAACGCTTGAATTCACATACAGCGATGGTCATGTCCAGGTCCAGAAGATGTTTACTTTCGGGTCGGATTATATGGTGCGGGCGAGCGTGAGCGTGGCACGGGACCAGAATTACGTTCCTGTTCGGGTGGCCTGGGTTGGAGGGTTCGGCGACCATTCGTTACCCGAACAGGATGAATTCGCGCAAAGTAAAGTGGCCTACGAAACCAACGACAAGCTGGAATCCATCGATCTCCGCAAGGTAAACAGTGAATTGACAAAGGCCGGCCCTTTTGGTTTCGCCGGACTTCAAGACCGTTACTTTGCCGGCATTTTCTTTCCTGAATCTTCTGACCAGGTTTTTGGCGCCGGGCACACAACCTGGACACCCGAAAACTGGAAGGAAAAAGACCTGCCCAAAGCAGGCTATGCGGAACTGGGAAGCTCGGTGGCGCAACCTCTGAAGTTCGGCCTGTTTGTTGCGCCCAAGTCCCTGGATGTGCTGGAGACAACTCACCCTTCACTGACCGGATTGGTGGATTTCGGCTGGTTCAGCATCATCGCCAAGCCGCTGTTTCTCGCCCTGCGTTACATCTATGAGCACTGGGTGCTCAATTACGGCTGGGCGATTGTGATCCTCACAATCATACTGAACATGGCCCTGTTCCCGCTGAAGCTTAAAAGCATTCGCTCTGCGCAGGAAATGCAGCGGATCGCGCCCCTCGTGAAAGGTATCCAGGACCGCTACAAACAGTATAAGTTCAACGACCCTCGCAAGGCGCGGATGAACCAGGAGGTGATGAAGCTCTACCAGGAACACGGGATCAATCCGCTGGGCGGGTGTTTACCCATGCTGCCGCAGTTGCCCATACTTTATGGGTTTTATGAGTCACTGGAGACACCCTTCGAGTTTCGCCATGCTCCGTGGATCGGGTGGATAAAGGACTTGTCCATGCCCGATCCTTCCCATATCATGGGTCTGCCGGTTCCTCTTCTGCCGACAATCATGATCGTGACCATGTTCATACAGCAGAAGATGACGCCCATGGCCATCACTGATCCGAACCAGAAACGAATGATGATGATTATGCCGCTGGTTTTCGGCCTGATGTTCTTCCACCTGGCCAGCGGGCTGGTTCTCTACTTTCTGGCGGCGAACATTGTCGGCATTGTGCAGCAGCTTATCATCAACCGTTTTATTACTCCCAAGCAGCCGCCACTGCGGCCTGAAAAGGTAGTTGAGGCAAAGGCATAG
- the yidD gene encoding membrane protein insertion efficiency factor YidD, which yields MRLLLLGSIRFYQICLSPVIPSSCRFYPSCSAYAYEAVAKWGAWDGTRLALRRLLSCRPWGGHGYDPVP from the coding sequence CTGAGGCTGCTGCTCCTGGGATCCATTCGCTTCTACCAGATTTGTCTTTCACCCGTCATTCCCTCATCGTGCCGCTTTTACCCATCGTGTTCAGCTTACGCGTATGAAGCGGTGGCAAAGTGGGGCGCGTGGGATGGAACGCGGCTGGCGCTCCGTCGGCTGTTGAGCTGCCGGCCCTGGGGCGGCCACGGCTATGATCCGGTTCCCTGA
- the rnpA gene encoding ribonuclease P protein component, which yields MPRSNANTGRAPDIKAAPPEGAPSPDSVNPDSAAFPKQYRLLRRLEFQRVYEQGRRRSASLCTIFYRPNGLAQTRLGITVPRRLGTAVLRNRIKRRVREIFRLHRQELPAGWDIVLNPRPAAARVAYPVLERELLRLFPSAPPEASSAEEPTA from the coding sequence ATTCCGCGTTCGAATGCGAACACCGGGAGGGCGCCAGACATTAAAGCGGCGCCGCCAGAAGGGGCGCCATCGCCTGACTCCGTGAATCCTGATTCGGCTGCTTTCCCCAAGCAATATCGGCTGCTCCGTCGATTGGAATTTCAGCGGGTCTACGAACAGGGGCGGCGCCGAAGTGCATCGCTATGCACAATCTTTTATCGACCGAACGGGCTGGCCCAAACGCGCTTGGGCATCACTGTGCCAAGGCGTCTGGGTACGGCCGTCTTGCGGAACCGCATCAAGCGGCGAGTCAGGGAAATTTTCCGGCTGCATCGCCAGGAATTGCCGGCGGGTTGGGATATTGTGTTGAACCCTCGCCCGGCTGCCGCCAGGGTCGCCTATCCGGTTCTGGAGCGGGAACTGTTACGCCTTTTCCCTTCCGCGCCGCCCGAAGCGTCTTCTGCGGAGGAGCCTACGGCCTGA
- a CDS encoding 50S ribosomal protein L34, with amino-acid sequence MKRTYQPNRRRRAKTHGFRVRMRTPGGRQTLKRRRQKGRHRLTP; translated from the coding sequence TTGAAGAGGACTTACCAACCCAATCGGCGTCGGCGTGCCAAGACACATGGATTCCGCGTTCGAATGCGAACACCGGGAGGGCGCCAGACATTAAAGCGGCGCCGCCAGAAGGGGCGCCATCGCCTGACTCCGTGA
- a CDS encoding lactonase family protein, producing the protein MKPEPSPSPRTLKKAGRSDAGNEFLAYVGSYNTSRGKGIHAFRFDAAAGRLESMGLATESVNPTFLTASKDGRFLYATKEVTRHAGKRGGAVKAFAIDRRTGKLRFLNEVLSGGTIPCYVRLDNTGRYAMVANYGSGSVTVIEVRRDGRLGKVTAFEQYSGSSVNPQRQEGPHAHSINVSPDNRFVIAADLGLDRLFVYRFDEKSGTLAPNRPAYATVNPGSGPRHIAFARNGRFVYVIGEMKSNITTFAYDAARGTLRKLQTISTLPRGYKGQSDCAEVAVSMSGKFVYGSNRGHDSIAVFAVDVKKGTLTPVERVPSGGRTPRHFAIDPTGAWLLVANQESDTVVVFAIDRNTGRLVPTGETAVVSSPACVRFVAS; encoded by the coding sequence ATGAAGCCAGAGCCATCTCCATCACCACGCACTCTCAAAAAGGCTGGCCGGTCTGATGCCGGCAATGAGTTTCTCGCCTACGTTGGCTCCTACAACACGTCCAGAGGGAAGGGCATCCACGCGTTTCGATTTGATGCTGCTGCCGGCCGACTCGAATCGATGGGTCTTGCAACTGAATCGGTGAATCCCACTTTCCTCACTGCCAGCAAGGATGGCAGGTTCCTTTATGCGACGAAGGAAGTTACACGGCACGCGGGGAAGAGGGGCGGTGCGGTCAAAGCGTTTGCCATCGACCGGCGGACTGGGAAACTCCGCTTCCTCAATGAAGTTCTCTCCGGCGGCACCATCCCGTGTTATGTCAGGCTGGACAACACGGGCAGGTACGCGATGGTCGCCAACTATGGCAGCGGCAGCGTGACGGTCATCGAGGTGCGCAGAGACGGCCGCCTCGGCAAGGTGACCGCGTTCGAGCAGTACTCCGGCTCCAGCGTCAATCCACAGCGGCAGGAGGGCCCGCACGCGCATTCCATCAACGTGTCGCCCGACAATCGCTTCGTGATTGCAGCAGACCTCGGGCTCGATAGGTTGTTCGTTTATCGCTTTGATGAAAAGTCTGGCACGCTTGCGCCCAACCGCCCTGCGTATGCCACGGTCAATCCAGGCTCCGGGCCGCGGCACATTGCGTTTGCGCGCAACGGCCGGTTTGTTTACGTCATCGGCGAGATGAAGTCCAACATCACGACATTCGCGTACGATGCCGCGCGCGGGACGCTGCGTAAACTGCAGACCATCTCCACGCTGCCGAGGGGCTACAAGGGGCAAAGTGATTGCGCCGAGGTTGCAGTGAGTATGTCCGGGAAATTCGTCTACGGTTCGAACCGTGGTCACGACAGCATTGCGGTGTTCGCCGTCGACGTGAAGAAGGGAACCTTGACCCCGGTCGAGCGCGTGCCGAGCGGCGGCAGAACGCCACGCCACTTTGCCATTGATCCGACGGGCGCCTGGCTCCTCGTGGCCAACCAGGAATCAGACACCGTCGTCGTCTTTGCCATCGACAGGAATACCGGGCGGCTCGTTCCCACCGGCGAAACGGCAGTTGTGAGCTCTCCGGCCTGCGTGCGATTTGTGGCTTCCTGA